A genomic region of Metopolophium dirhodum isolate CAU chromosome 1, ASM1992520v1, whole genome shotgun sequence contains the following coding sequences:
- the LOC132936499 gene encoding uncharacterized protein LOC132936499 yields the protein MATYSVVHFYGDDSVEPVPSFWFTKNGTCAWPKNRALIKKFVQLKTIPNEIEFDYHEARILKKNIKSFGEANNLAEKGCNQSDLSDIGELKSKRKLKVKTNNQSYSDCPEYSDSDDEKFNKSNKSDRTLKYAGWSPSPKKLKMLKNQQRPSIVKQLSYDIPSNLTDKYKNDVPTFNLNYYDKINSNEEIIEIQLESSDVHLDERSSEVCIRTPKLLDISTEAVKNSTPLGTDYQKETLHMLTFIKHELRRIINNQRDMAQRLDFIEIRLNSMPTKDSSMNGISSSLLNDMTCPLPIDNMADLDTLENNILGEGTFRINLVNELSYIGGKNVKSMVKRLMAKLFKDELLKDFSYTGKKGKQKFSNLATCSVIFDAIKTQEKFKHSTQNEMEDIIKYVLAQAPFNLKRQIEKKN from the exons ATGGCAACCTATTCAGTAGTTCACTTTTATGGTGATGACTCTGTAGAACCTGTACCCAGTTTTTGGTTCACAAAGAATGGAACTTGTGCGTGGCCAAAAAACAGAGCTTTGATTAAGAAATTTGTACAACTTAAAACTATTCCTAATGAAATTGAATTTGATTACCATGAAGCaagaattcttaaaaaaaatatca AATCATTTGGAGAAGCTAATAATTTGGCAGAAAAAGGGTGTAATCAAAGTGACCTGTCAGATATTGGTGAATTAAAGTCTAAgagaaaattaaaagtaaaaaccaataaCCAGTCATATTCAGATTGTCCCGAGTATTcag attctgatgatgaaaaattcaataaaagtaataagtctgatcgtacattaaaatatgcagGTTGGTCTCCTTCTccaaaaaagttgaaaa tgctGAAAAATCAACAAAGACCATCGATAGTTAAACAGCTGTCTTATGACATACCATCAAATTTGACTGATAAGTATAAGAATGATG taccaacatttaatttaaactattatgataaaattaatagtaatgaAGAAATCATTGAAATTCAATTAGAATCTTCTGATGTTCAtcttg atgAAAGAAGTTCAGAAGTATGTATCAGAACACCTAAACTATTAGACATATCTACAGAAGCTGTTAAAAATAGTACACCACTAG GCACAGATTATCAAAAAGAAACTTTACATATGTTGACATTTATCAAACATGAATTAAGACGTATCATAAACAATCAAAGGGATATGGCTCAAAGACttgattttattgaaatacgTTTAAATAGCATGCCAACAAAAGATTCTTCTATGAATGGGATATCCTcatcattattaaatgatatgACTTGTCCGTTACCCATCGATAATATGGCAGATCTTGATacattggaaaataatattttgggaGAAGGTACATTCCGCATAAACTTG gtGAATGAACTATCTTATATTGgtggaaaaaatgttaaatcgATGGTAAAAAGGCTTATGGCTAAGTTATTTAAAGATGAGTTACTGAAAGACTTCTCTTATACAGGGAAAAAAGGAAAAcagaaattttcaaatttagcaACTTGTTCAGTAATATTTG atgccATCAAAACTCAAGAAAAGTTTAAAC